In Sorghum bicolor cultivar BTx623 chromosome 10, Sorghum_bicolor_NCBIv3, whole genome shotgun sequence, one genomic interval encodes:
- the LOC8073734 gene encoding uncharacterized protein LOC8073734: MASQAIESHRAGAEIVTGDAACRKKSVELLEELGLPKGLLPMEDIQEFGYNRVTGFLWLVQRKKKVEHTFKKIKQTVSYATEVTAIAEKGKLGKITGVKTKELMLWLSVVEVYVPEASPEKVTFKTGTGLSDTFDATAFAFGE; this comes from the coding sequence ATGGCGTCCCAGGCCATCGAGAGCCACCGTGCCGGTGCAGAGATTGTCACTGGGGATGCCGCATGCAGGAAGAAGTCCGTTGAACTGCTGGAGGAGCTCGGCCTCCCCAAGGGCCTGCTTCCAATGGAGGACATTCAGGAGTTTGGGTACAACCGTGTTACGGGTTTCTTGTGGTTGGtgcagaggaagaagaaggtagaGCACACCTTCAAGAAGATCAAGCAGACGGTGTCATATGCCACTGAGGTCACGGCAATCGCCGAGAAGGGCAAGCTAGGGAAGATCACCGGCGTCAAGACCAAGGAGCTGATGCTCTGGCTCAGCGTTGTCGAGGTGTATGTTCCTGAGGCCTCACCGGAGAAGGTCACTTTCAAGACCGGTACCGGCCTCTCCGACACCTTTGATGCCACTGCCTTTGCATTTGGAGAGTAA